The Halichoerus grypus chromosome 15, mHalGry1.hap1.1, whole genome shotgun sequence genome includes a window with the following:
- the CHTF8 gene encoding chromosome transmission fidelity protein 8 homolog: MVQIVISSAGAGGLAEWVLMELQGEIEARYSTGLAGNLLGDLHYTTEGIPVLIVGHHILYGKIIHLEKPFAVLVKHTPGEQDCDELGCKTGTRYLVTALIKNKILFKTRPKPIITNVPKKV, from the exons TGCTGGGGCTGGAGGCCTGGCAGAATGGGTGCTGATGGAGCTACAGGGGGAGATCGAGGCTCGCTACAGCACTGGATTAGCTGGAAACCTCCTGGGAGACCTACATTACACCACTGAG GGAATCCCTGTGCTGATCGTGGGGCATCATATCCTGTATGGAAAAATCATCCATCTGGAGAAACCTTTTGCCGTTCTTGTCAAACACACTCCTGGGGAGCAGGACTGTGATGAACTTGGCTGCAAGACTGGCACCCGGTACCTGGTGACAGCACTCATCAAAAACAAGATCCTTTTCAAAACTCGCCCCAAGCCCATTATCACCAACGTCCCCAAGAAAGTATGA
- the DERPC gene encoding decreased expression in renal and prostate cancer protein, with protein MKEPRIFPRERPTPWTRAQLPPRGRLDGSLGPQGGPVLNTGHPLGMNSDPFLMATGSLGGNLAPFPRNPSPFPTSSGSLASNPAPFPAGARDPGMASFPRGMNPTGAGAVSFPRPGGLLGPGPGPSLNPRAGALPGPGPLSNPRLGGLPGPGPMSNPRSGGLLGTGPDPRSGGPMGPGPGPNLRAGVLLTSGNGPPNPRPVGLGPGPSPNLRSGFVGTNPAPRSGMFPGPGLGPSPRAGGLGPGLGPNPRAGGLGPGPNVDTRAGGLLGTGSGLNLRMAGPQGLDLAPILRAAGLLGANSAAFSQASGNMGTSPSSMARVPGPIGPNSGPGSRGIGLPGPNPSMSRAPGPIGPNSAHFSRPAGPMGVNANPFPRGAGSGGLNPAAFSQSSGTLASNPSTFQRSAGLQGSSPAIFPRTSGPLGPNPANFPRASGLQGPSPAAFPRSTGPLGPGQVTFPRSAPGPLGSSPAGPVGINPAPFARPSGTLGLNPASFPRMNGPVSKTLVPFPRVGSLPGTNPAAFPRPGGPMAAMYPNGMLPP; from the coding sequence ATGAAAGAACCCCGGATTTTCCCTAGAGAGCGGCCAACTCCTTGGACTCGTGCTCAGTTGCCACCTCGAGGACGGCTCGACGGTTCCCTGGGACCACAGGGGGGTCCTGTTTTGAACACAGGCCACCCGCTGGGCATGAATTCTGATCCCTTCCTCATGGCAACCGGTTCTCTTGGTGGAAATCTGGCCCCATTTCCAAGGAACCCATCGCCTTTTCCAACTTCATCAGGCTCATTGGCTTCAAATCCAGCACCTTTCCCTGCTGGTGCTCGTGACCCAGGCATGGCTTCTTTTCCAAGAGGGATGAATCCCACTGGTGCAGGTGCAGTTTCTTTCCCAAGGCCCGGTGGCCTTTtgggcccaggcccagggccaTCTCTAAACCCTAGGGCAGGGGCTCTTCCAGGTCCAGGGCCTCTGTCTAACCCAAGGTTAGGGGGTCTCCCAGGGCCGGGTCCTATGTCCAACCCAAGGTCAGGTGGTCTCCTGGGAACGGGTCCTGACCCCAGAAGTGGCGGCCCTAtgggccctgggcctgggcccaACCTGAGAGCAGGTGTCCTGTTGACTTCTGGGAATGGTCCTCCTAATCCTAGGCCTGTTGGCCTGGGACCAGGACCAAGTCCCAATCTGAGGTCAGGCTTCGTTGGTACAAACCCTGCCCCGAGGTCGGGTATGTTTCCAGGCCCGGGCCTTGGGCCCAGCCCAAGAGCAGGTGGCCTGGGCCCAGGCCTTGGACCCAACCCAAGGGCAGGTGGCCTGGGCCCAGGCCCTAATGTGGACACCAGAGCGGGTGGCCTCCTGGGCACAGGATCTGGTCTTAACTTAAGAATGGCTGGACCTCAAGGCCTAGATCTTGCCCCCATTCTAAGAGCAGCAGGTCTTTTAGGAGCAAATTCAGCTGCTTTCTCACAGGCTTCTGGAAACATGGGCACAAGCCCATCCTCTATGGCAAGAGTACCTGGCCCCATAGGCCCAAACTCCGGTCCTGGCTCTCGGGGAATTGGCCTTCCAGGGCCAAATCCATCCATGTCCAGGGCTCCTGGCCCCATAGGTCCTAATTCAGCTCATTTTTCAAGGCCAGCTGGGCCCATGGGGGTAAATGCGAATCCCTTTCCAAGGGGGGCAGGTTCAGGGGGCCTGAATCCAGCTGCCTTCTCTCAGTCCTCTGGCACATTGGCTTCAAATCCATCTACCTTCCAGAGGTCCGCTGGCCTCCAGGGCTCAAGTCCAGCAATTTTCCCAAGAACCTCTGGGCCACTAGGTCCCAACCCAGCTAACTTCCCAAGGGCCAGTGGCTTGCAGGGTCCAAGTCCCGCTGCCTTCCCAAGGTCTACTGGCCCATTAGGCCCTGGTCAGGTTACTTTCCCCAGGTCAGCTCCTGGGCCCCTGGGCTCTTCTCCAGCAGGCCCTGTGGGTATCAACCCAGCTCCTTTCGCAAGGCCATCTGGGACCCTGGGTCTAAACCCAGCT